A region of Carettochelys insculpta isolate YL-2023 chromosome 9, ASM3395843v1, whole genome shotgun sequence DNA encodes the following proteins:
- the STX6 gene encoding syntaxin-6 isoform X2: MSMEDPFFVVKGEVQKAVNTAQGLFQRWSDLLQDPSTATREEIDWTTNELRNNLRSIEWDLEDLDETISIVEANPRKFNLDATELGVRKAFITSTRQVVREMKDQMSNSSVQALAERKNRQALLGESGGQSWNAGSDKYGHLNRELQLANSHFIEEQQAQQQLIVEQQDEQLELVSGSIGVLKNMSQRIGGELEEQAVMLDDFSHELDSTQSRLDNVMKKLAKVSHMTSEIPVMKTCTWTLLFSSVD; encoded by the exons ATGTCCATGGAGGACCCCTTCTTCGTGGTGAAggg GGAGGTACAAAAAGCAGTTAACACTGCGCAGGGGCTGTTCCAGAGATGGTCAGACCTCCTGCAAGATCCCTCCACAGCCACAAGAGAAGAAATTGACTGGACCACCAATGAGCTCAGGAATAACCTACGGAGCATTGAGTGGGACCTGGAAGATTTAGATGAAACTATTA GTATTGTTGAAGCAAATCCTCGGAAATTCAACCTGGATGCAACAGAGCTGGGTGTAAGAAAAGCCTTCATCACAAGCACACGGCAGGTGGTCAGG GAAATGAAGGATCAGATGTCAAACTCCTCTGTGCAAGCATTGGCTGAAAGGAAAAACAGGCAG GCACTGCTGGGAGAAAGTGGAGGTCAGAGTTGGAATGCTGGGTCAGATAAATATGGCCACTTGAATCGAGAGCTGCAGTTAGCAAATTCACACTTCATTGAGGAGCAGCAGGCTCAGCAGCAG CTGATTGTAGAGCAGCAGGATGAGCAATTGGAGCTGGTCTCTGGCAGCATTGGGGTGTTGAAGAACATGTCCCAGCGcattggtggggagctggaggaacAAGCAGT GATGTTGGATGACTTCTCTCATGAGTTAGACAGCACTCAGTCACGGCTCGATAATGTTATGAAGAAGCTTGCAAAAGTGTCCCACATGACCAGTG AGATTCCTGTCATGAAAACTTGCACCTGGACCTTACTGTTCTCATCTGTGGATTAA
- the STX6 gene encoding syntaxin-6 isoform X1, protein MSMEDPFFVVKGEVQKAVNTAQGLFQRWSDLLQDPSTATREEIDWTTNELRNNLRSIEWDLEDLDETISIVEANPRKFNLDATELGVRKAFITSTRQVVREMKDQMSNSSVQALAERKNRQALLGESGGQSWNAGSDKYGHLNRELQLANSHFIEEQQAQQQLIVEQQDEQLELVSGSIGVLKNMSQRIGGELEEQAVMLDDFSHELDSTQSRLDNVMKKLAKVSHMTSDRRQWCAIIILFVILLVVLILFFVL, encoded by the exons ATGTCCATGGAGGACCCCTTCTTCGTGGTGAAggg GGAGGTACAAAAAGCAGTTAACACTGCGCAGGGGCTGTTCCAGAGATGGTCAGACCTCCTGCAAGATCCCTCCACAGCCACAAGAGAAGAAATTGACTGGACCACCAATGAGCTCAGGAATAACCTACGGAGCATTGAGTGGGACCTGGAAGATTTAGATGAAACTATTA GTATTGTTGAAGCAAATCCTCGGAAATTCAACCTGGATGCAACAGAGCTGGGTGTAAGAAAAGCCTTCATCACAAGCACACGGCAGGTGGTCAGG GAAATGAAGGATCAGATGTCAAACTCCTCTGTGCAAGCATTGGCTGAAAGGAAAAACAGGCAG GCACTGCTGGGAGAAAGTGGAGGTCAGAGTTGGAATGCTGGGTCAGATAAATATGGCCACTTGAATCGAGAGCTGCAGTTAGCAAATTCACACTTCATTGAGGAGCAGCAGGCTCAGCAGCAG CTGATTGTAGAGCAGCAGGATGAGCAATTGGAGCTGGTCTCTGGCAGCATTGGGGTGTTGAAGAACATGTCCCAGCGcattggtggggagctggaggaacAAGCAGT GATGTTGGATGACTTCTCTCATGAGTTAGACAGCACTCAGTCACGGCTCGATAATGTTATGAAGAAGCTTGCAAAAGTGTCCCACATGACCAGTG ATCGACGGCAGTGGTGTGCAATCATCATTCTCTTTGTTATCTTACTGGTGGTGCTTATCCTGTTTTTTGTGCTGTGA
- the STX6 gene encoding syntaxin-6 isoform X3 → MKDQMSNSSVQALAERKNRQALLGESGGQSWNAGSDKYGHLNRELQLANSHFIEEQQAQQQLIVEQQDEQLELVSGSIGVLKNMSQRIGGELEEQAVMLDDFSHELDSTQSRLDNVMKKLAKVSHMTSDRRQWCAIIILFVILLVVLILFFVL, encoded by the exons ATGAAGGATCAGATGTCAAACTCCTCTGTGCAAGCATTGGCTGAAAGGAAAAACAGGCAG GCACTGCTGGGAGAAAGTGGAGGTCAGAGTTGGAATGCTGGGTCAGATAAATATGGCCACTTGAATCGAGAGCTGCAGTTAGCAAATTCACACTTCATTGAGGAGCAGCAGGCTCAGCAGCAG CTGATTGTAGAGCAGCAGGATGAGCAATTGGAGCTGGTCTCTGGCAGCATTGGGGTGTTGAAGAACATGTCCCAGCGcattggtggggagctggaggaacAAGCAGT GATGTTGGATGACTTCTCTCATGAGTTAGACAGCACTCAGTCACGGCTCGATAATGTTATGAAGAAGCTTGCAAAAGTGTCCCACATGACCAGTG ATCGACGGCAGTGGTGTGCAATCATCATTCTCTTTGTTATCTTACTGGTGGTGCTTATCCTGTTTTTTGTGCTGTGA